From the genome of Spinacia oleracea cultivar Varoflay chromosome 2, BTI_SOV_V1, whole genome shotgun sequence, one region includes:
- the LOC110790763 gene encoding protein CHUP1, chloroplastic, with the protein MSSSDSKAQMLSPLLVKAGIPAALSVAAYICAKILSKRSNFSTSSSSNYTEQIYHVDSLNNATSYDQSNEDNDACLQVLGHSSSSNLEDKLLELEDLRKRERELMRRFLQYRSMKEKQFMLMEIKSKMVLEKARAEFMLKEISLVKEESKRVGGLILEYIRVVNLLEDSNKENVLLYRKARKLCKRARQRLKIVREQKLRIEAREEEVLNNQEEVQKKDELIQELEDEISEMKEVIDHLQREKIEVSNKVELGENLCSSNPKDEIEGVTKEEHEKVLKEIEQLEKDREVEANELTYLKWSNAFLKRELLRCNELINKDESGRNQPTEEFESLEDHHHHHHHHHHHHQHGGRDTDEYNTKLALSGHDIDDDNEPCLGTNNGNHPSRRRRFIQKVKKWVEGGKLDEKEKDDDDDDDVKCFGNKHSSYEEAHHNLVVHPRMSCSSV; encoded by the exons ATGTCTAGCTCAGATTCAAAAGCACAAATGTTAAGCCCTTTGCTAGTAAAAGCTGGAATCCCAGCTGCTCTTTCTGTTGCAGCTTACATTTGTGCGAAGATCCTCTCGAAAAGATCGAACTTTTCGACCTCATCTTCATCGAATTATACGGAACAAATTTATCATGTTGATAGCCTTAATAATGCAACTTCTTATGATCAAAGTAATGAAGATAATGATGCATGTTTGCAAGTCTTAGGGCATAGTAGTAGTAGTAACTTAGAAGACAAGTTACTAGAACTCGAAGATCTTCGAAAGAGGGAAAGGGAATTGATGAGGCGATTTCTTCAATACCGATCAATGAAGGAGAAACAATTTATGCTAATGGAGATAAAGTCTAAGATGGTGTTGGAAAAAGCTCGAGCCGAGTTCATGTTGAAGGAGATATCATTAGTAAAAGAGGAGAGTAAAAGGGTTGGAGGTTTGATTTTGGAGTACATTAGAGTTGTGAATCTACTCGAAGATTCGAACAAGGAAAATGTGTTGCTTTACAGGAAAGCAAGGAAGTTATGCAAAAGAGCAAGACAAAGGTTGAAGATTGTAAGGGAGCAAAAGTTGAGGATTGAAGCAAGAGAGGAAGAGGTGTTAAACAATCAAGAAGAGGTTCAAAAAAAGGATGAACTTATTCAAGAATTGGAGGATGAAATTAGTGAAATGAAAGAGGTTATTGATCATTTGCAAAGGGAGAAAATTGAAGTCTCTAACAAGGTGGAACTTGGTGAAAATTTATGTTCTTCAAATCCAAAG GATGAGATAGAAGGCGTGACAAAGGAGGAGCACGAAAaggtcctaaaagagatagaacaACTCGAAAAAGATCGAGAAGTGGAGGCGAATGAATTAACATACTTAAAATGGAGCAACGCATTCTTAAAGCGTGAATTATTGAGGTGCAATGAGCTAATTAACAAAGATGAAAGCGGCCGGAACCAACCCACCGAGGAATTCGAGTCGTTGGaagatcatcatcatcatcatcatcatcatcatcatcatcatcagcaCGGTGGTCGTGACACCGATGAGTACAACACAAAACTAGCACTTTCAGGCCACGAtattgatgatgataatgagCCGTGTTTGGGTACTAATAATGGTAATCATCCTTCGAGAAGGCGTCGGTTTATTCAGAAGGTTAAAAAATGGGTTGAAGGAGGGAAATTggatgaaaaagaaaaggatgatgatgatgatgatgatgttaaGTGTTTTGGTAATAAGCATTCCAGTTATGAGGAGGCTCATCATAACTTGGTTGTTCATCCTAGAATGTCATGCTCTAGTGTTTAG
- the LOC110790764 gene encoding uncharacterized protein, translating to MLLRNSISNTKKFFQRTLDNVKSFLSVGSTYQRLPKTPPFYPFSCGSDTNNEMMGSESGFNTELDDFYNEFTHQWDSRKGKVKKTKKKKDQKNSVLRASVKKSQQENCNYYAARTEDKVKISENKGDFVKESNAEIREVLKSKGLNVIPGMMRKPELCSTSVRETRMCFAAEKLKELEMMDKGNVDHKLDVEEFLRYYSCLTCPAYLDIVDKFLVEMCTEFFGPQASPKVNYARPRLQPFKV from the coding sequence atGCTGCTAAGGAACTCCATATCCAACACCAAGAAGTTCTTCCAAAGAACTTTAGATAATGTCAAGTCTTTTCTTTCTGTAGGAAGCACATATCAAAGGCTGCCTAAAACACCCCCCTTTTACCCTTTCTCTTGTGGGAGTGATACCAACAATGAGATGATGGGTAGCGAATCAGGGTTCAACACCGAGTTGGATGATTTCTACAACGAGTTCACTCATCAATGGGACTCACGTAAGGGCAAGGTGAAGAAGACAAAGAAGAAGAAGGATCAAAAGAACTCGGTTCTTCGTGCATCAGTGAAAAAGAGTCAGCAGGAAAACTGTAATTATTATGCTGCAAGAACTGAAGACAAAGTGAAAATCTCAGAAAATAAGGGTGATTTTGTTAAGGAGAGTAATGCAGAAATAAGAGAGGTTTTGAAGAGTAAGGGATTAAATGTGATTCCAGGGATGATGAGGAAACCCGAGCTGTGTTCAACAAGTGTCAGAGAAACAAGGATGTGTTTTGCAGCAGAAAAGTTAAAGGAGTTAGAAATGATGGATAAAGGGAATGTTGATCATAAACTAGATGTTGAAGAGTTTCTTCGTTACTATTCCTGTCTTACATGTCCTGCTTACCTTGACATAGTTGATAAGTTCCTAGTCGAGATGTGTACAGAGTTTTTCGGGCCTCAGGCATCTCCCAAGGTTAACTATGCTAGACCCAGATTGCAACCATTCAAGGTTTAG
- the LOC110790777 gene encoding 40S ribosomal protein S7-1, giving the protein MFTASRKIQKERGVDPTDLEENLAQAIFDLETNNKDMGNELKDLFINSAVQVDISNNKKAIVVHVPYRLRKAFRKIHNRLVRELEKKFSGKDVVFIATRRIVRPPKKGSAAKRPRSRTLTSVHENILEDLVQPAEIVGKRCRYRLDGSKMIKVYLDPKTKNDTEYKLETFSGVYRKLCGKDVVFEYPATEA; this is encoded by the exons ATGTTTACTGCTTCGAGGAAGATTCAAAAAGAAAGGGGTGTTGATCCAACTGACCTTGAGGAGAATCTTGCTCAG GCAATATTTGACCTTGAGACCAACAACAAGGATATGGGAAATGAATTGAAGGATCTGTTTATCAACTCTGCTGT TCAGGTTGACATCTCGAACAACAAGAAGGCTATTGTTGTCCATGTTCCATACAGATTGAGAAAAGCTTTCCGCAAAATTCACAACCGGTTGGTCAGGGAGCTAGAGAAGAAGTTCAGTGGCAAG GATGTTGTCTTCATTGCCACCAGAAGAATTGTGAGGCCTCCAAAGAAGGGTTCTGCAGCCAAGCGTCCCAGATCCCGTACCCTCACCTCAGTGCACGAGAACATTCTTGAGGATCTTGTGCAGCCAGCTGAGATCGTTGGCAAACGTTGCAGATACCGTCTTGATGGCTCTAAGATGATTAAG GTATACTTGGATCCCAAAACCAAGAATGACACCGAGTACAAGCTAGAGACATTCTCTGGTGTCTATAGGAAGCTTTGCGGAAAGGATGTAGTTTTTGAATACCCTGCTACAGAGGCTTAA